The sequence below is a genomic window from Streptomyces sp. V1I1.
CCCCTGGGCGCTGCACGATGCCAAGATCGCCCGCCAGGCCCGTGCGTTCGACGAGGCCCACCGGCCGTGGACAGCCGTGCTGACCGCACTCGCGGACGACGACCCGCAGACCAAGGAACATTCCGAACGGCTACGCGGACTTCTGGAATCCGCTTTCCCCCGCTATTTGAGGGAGGGAAGAATGGGACAGCAGTTCGCTGTGCGAGGCCTTGTCACGGCCGACGCATTTGCCTTGTGGTTCGGTGAGTTGGCGGAGTCCGCCTACATGCGTTATCTGAGGTACATTCAGCCGCAATCGTCCCCGCGGAGCGCAACGGCGGGGAGACTGCCGGGGGTCGGTGCCGACGGACTCGGCACCGACGAGGGCGGCGCGGAGGCCAGGCCATGACCGGCGAGGACGCGGGCAGGATCATCACGTTCTACTCGTACAAGGGCGGTACGGGACGGACGATGGCACTCGCCAACACCGCCTGGATCCTCGCGTCGTCCGGGAAACGGGTGCTGGTGGTCGACTGGGACCTCGACGCCCCTGGCCTCGACCGTTTCCTGCATCCCTTCCTCGACCAGGACAAGCTCCTCACCACACCCGGTGTGCTCGACCTCGTCAGCCGTTTCAGTCAGGCGCTGCTGGAGCAGCAGCGGCTCGCCGAGGTGCAGTACCCGGGCTGGGACACCCACGAGCGGGGCACGGTCGTCGACGAGGCATGGGTCGCCGAACGTGCCCGCTTCAACCACTGTGTCATTCCGGTCATTTGGGCATTCCCCGAGAACGGCAGGCTCGATTACCTCCCGGCCGGCACCAAGAACAAGGGCTATCTGAGCGCTTTCTCGCAGTTCGACTGGAAGCCGTTCATGGACGGCCCGCTGGCGACGGAATTCATCGAGTCCCTCAAGTGTGAGTTCGTCCAGAACTACGACTACGTTCTCATCGACAGCCGGACCGGCCTGAGCGATATCTCCGACATCTGCACCGTCAATCTGCCGCACACGCTGGTCACCTGCTTCACCCCCAGCAGCCAGAGCATCGACGGAGCGGCCGCGGTCGCCGAGCGCATCGACGCGATGTACAGCTTCCGGAGCATCCGCATCCTGCCCGTACCGATGCGGGTCGAGGACACCAACGGCCAGGCCGACCGGCTCGACGCCGCCCGTGGCCAGATCCGGCTGCGATTCGGCAGGATCCTCGGCCGGCACAGCACCATCGCCCCGCACGACTACTGGGGCAAGGTCGAGATCCCCTACCGGCCCTCGTACTCGTACGAGGAACTGCTGGCCCCCTTCCGCGACACCCCCGGCAATCCCTCCTCGCTGCTCGCCGCCTACGAACGGCTCACCGCGGTCGTCTCCGACGGCGAGGTGACCTCGATGCCGCGTATGGAGGAGGGGCTGCGCCAGCGCTATCTCGACCAGTACACCCGCCGCCGGCCCCTCGACGTGTCCGACGTGTACATCAGCTACGTCCCGCAGGACCGCACCTGGGCCGACTGGATCCGTGCCGTGCTCGAAGCCGCCGAATTCCGGGTGCACTTGGCCCAGGAGGGCACCGACGAGGGCGCCCGGCTCAAGACCGAGACCGAACGCGGCGTGGAGTCCACCTCCCACACTCTCGCCGTGCTGTCCGGCGCCTATCTCCGCTCCTCCCGCTTCAGGACGACATGGGAGACGGTCTTCTCGCCGGACAAGCTCGGCAACCGCCGGCACCTGGTGCCCGTACGGATCGAGGATGTGCCGGTGAGCGCACCCTTCACCGAGCGACTCGCCGACCTCACCCGCTGCGACACCGAGGAGGCCGCCAGGGAGATCCTGCTGCGGGCCTTCGACGCAGCTCCCCTGCCGCAGCCCCGCGCCCACTTCACCGGCCCGGACCGGCTGGCTCCGCGCTATCCGGGCGCCGAGCCGCCCGTCTGGTCGGTTCCGTTGCGCACAACCTCCTTCACCGGCCGCACCGAACTCCTTGAGACCATCAGAGAGCGGCTGCGGACAGGGAATCAAGCCATCCTCCTCAGAGGCATGGGCGGAGTCGGAAAGACGCTCCTCGCGCAGGAATTCGCACACCGTTACAAGGGTGACTACGACGTCGTGTGGCACATTCAGGCCGAGCAGCCCAACCTCGCCGTCGAGCAGTACGCGGCGATGGCCCGGTCGCTCCGCCTGCCTGAGCGGAAGAATCTCACCGAGACGGCGCGAGCGGTACGGGAAGCCCTCGACCTGGGGGAGCCGTACCACCGTTGGCTGCTGATCCTCGACAACGCGGACGAGGCGGGGAACCTGCCCGACATCCTCAAGAGCGGGCGTTCGGGACACGTCCTGATCACCAGCCAGCGCTCCGAAGGCTGGGGCCGCTACGCCGAGACCGTCGAGATCGGCGTCTTCAGCCGCCCCGAGAGCGTCAGCCACCTGCGCCGCAGGCTCCCGGACTGGGGCCCGGAGGAGGCCAACCTGGTCGCCGAAGCCCTGGGCGACCTGCCCATCGCCGTCGAGCAGGCCGCGGCCGGCATCAAGCAGACCGGCCTGAGCGCCCGCGA
It includes:
- the fxsT gene encoding FxSxx-COOH system tetratricopeptide repeat protein, which translates into the protein MTGEDAGRIITFYSYKGGTGRTMALANTAWILASSGKRVLVVDWDLDAPGLDRFLHPFLDQDKLLTTPGVLDLVSRFSQALLEQQRLAEVQYPGWDTHERGTVVDEAWVAERARFNHCVIPVIWAFPENGRLDYLPAGTKNKGYLSAFSQFDWKPFMDGPLATEFIESLKCEFVQNYDYVLIDSRTGLSDISDICTVNLPHTLVTCFTPSSQSIDGAAAVAERIDAMYSFRSIRILPVPMRVEDTNGQADRLDAARGQIRLRFGRILGRHSTIAPHDYWGKVEIPYRPSYSYEELLAPFRDTPGNPSSLLAAYERLTAVVSDGEVTSMPRMEEGLRQRYLDQYTRRRPLDVSDVYISYVPQDRTWADWIRAVLEAAEFRVHLAQEGTDEGARLKTETERGVESTSHTLAVLSGAYLRSSRFRTTWETVFSPDKLGNRRHLVPVRIEDVPVSAPFTERLADLTRCDTEEAAREILLRAFDAAPLPQPRAHFTGPDRLAPRYPGAEPPVWSVPLRTTSFTGRTELLETIRERLRTGNQAILLRGMGGVGKTLLAQEFAHRYKGDYDVVWHIQAEQPNLAVEQYAAMARSLRLPERKNLTETARAVREALDLGEPYHRWLLILDNADEAGNLPDILKSGRSGHVLITSQRSEGWGRYAETVEIGVFSRPESVSHLRRRLPDWGPEEANLVAEALGDLPIAVEQAAAGIKQTGLSAREYIRLLQVPTAGAEDRGHGDQIADLTNATGGTWDFAIGRLRENYPPAVRLLQLCSYFSPEPISMDLLEGVEIARTLGGSRTVSRAYQELSRFALIRVDRKARSVQVHRLVQLSMRNSMTEQEQREARETVYRALVAARPGKDDPEDPNTWDQYRILWPHLGTPWAMTTPDDGVRELLVDRVRQLRRRGEFAQAMERCQKCVAKWSAAGDTDERWMLHMKFQIGNILRAQGKYDESLALDEEVLERQLAVLGDKDDQHVLMTTSSIAADLRGLGRFDEALAYDRETHQRYSAVYGDDHPRTLTAANNLAVSLSVSGDYYAARDLDRKTFETREEILLPDHPLTIESAVNLGRDLRECGDYAGSVSLLKQAHDRCLRNLELTEGAPTVLNTVKGLAGSLRRAGRPGEAEQLTRNVLKYTPDGEGGDSPERLLLKMNLASDFMALDRTAEALELGRAVLDDLRRSLGEDHPHTVACSANYAVHLLGAGMAAEAQALAEQAVAAFAELLGENHPHVLVCRVNLANAQAEQGSRKEARRTYEAVFDQLREVLQSSHPAGLVCAGNLAVLLRELGEQSAAEARRDEALAEMIKRLGADHPKTVALRSWQRSGLELEPHPI